In Mycolicibacterium gadium, the genomic window ACGAGCGGTCGCCGAGGGCGACCACTTCGTGGTCAACGGTCAGAAGGTTTGGACGTCCGGCGCACACGACGCCGACTTCCTGTTGACGTTCGTGCGCACCGATCCCGATGCCCCCAAACACAAGGGCATCAGCGTGCTGATCGTCCCGACCGACACTCCCGGTGTGGTGTGCCGGCCCTTCGCCGACATGTGCGGTGTGGACAACCTCGACTTCAACGAGGTGTTCTTCACCGACGCAAAGGTGCCGGCCGAGAACCTCGTCGGCCCGTTGAACGGCGGCTGGGCGGTCGCCAATGGCTCCCTGGGCCACGAACGCACCATGATGTGGCTCGGCTTCGCCGATCGGATCGACAACATGATCGCTGATTTCCGGCCGCGCACCGAGCTGGAGCGCGACCAGTACGCGACGACGATCATGGACTATCAGGCGCTGCGTGCGATGGGTTCGGCGGCGCTGGCCCGCGCCGCGCGCGGCGAGATGGACACCGCGTCGGTGTCGGTGCTGAAACTCTTCGGTTCTGAAGCCGAACGCCAGGCGTTCGAGAACGCGTTGACCGCGGCTGGAGCCGAGGGCCTCACCCACCCATCGACCACGGGTCCCTACGAACACATGAACCTCGACCACTATTTCGTCGGCTGGTTCGAGCGCTACGCGCGCAGCTTCGGCGGCACCATCGCAGGCGGCACGTCCGAGATCCAGCGCAACATCATCGCGCAGCAGGTGCTCGGTCTGCCGCGGCGCTGATAAGTGACCGATTCCGCTCCCACCCGAACCCACCCGGCGACGCTGCTCATCGACCGGCCCCACGTCGGCGTTGTTCTGCTGCAACTCAATCGGCCCAAACAGCTCAACGCGATCAACGAGGCGATGCGCGACGAGTTGATTGCGGCGCTCGCCGCCATCGGCTCCGACGCATCGGTCCATGCCGTCGTGATCACCGGACAGGGGCGTGGATTCTGTTCGGGGATCGACGTCCGCAACTTCGCGCCGCAGGCGCTGGAGGCCTCCGATCCCGCGATCGACCGGTTGCGGTTCCAGGAAGCGATGGCCGCTCTGCCTCAGGCGATCTGGAATCTGCCACAGCCCGTCATCGCGGCGGTGAACGGCCCGTGCGTGGGCGCGGGCTTCGCGCTGTGCCTGTCGTCCGACATCCGGATCTGCTCGACGTCCGCGACGTTCGGCAACGGTGCGATTCTGCTCGGACTGTCCGGCGCCGAAATGGGCATGAGCTACCACCTGCCCCGGATCGTCGGAACGAGTGTCGCCGCTGACTGGATGATGACGGGTCGGACGGTACCGGCGGCCGAAGCCGACCGGCGCGGTCTGGTGAGCCAAGTGGTCGAGCCGGAGCAGCTGATGCCGCGGGCACTCGAACTCGCCCAAGCCATCGCGGACCTGCCGCCGTTCGGCACTCAGCTGACAAAACGCGCGCTTCAGGTCAACACCGACGCGACGGGTTTGGGCGCGGCACTGGAGCTCGAGAATCGCAACCAGGTGCTCAGCCACGCCACAGACGAAGCCGAGGCGCGGCGGCGACCGAAGTGATCGCGGTACGGAAGGGCGGTATTCGATAGTGGCGTGGGACTTCTCCACCGATCCCGAATGGACGGAGCAGCTGGCCTGGGTCGAGCAGTTCGTCCGCGAGGAATGCGAGCCCATCGACTACGTGGTCAAGGAGTCGCACGACCTCAATGACCCCGTGCGCCAAGCGCTGATCCCGCCACTGCAGGAGATCGTCAAAGAGCGCGGGCTGTGGGCCACCCACCTCGGCCCGCATCTCGGCGGACCCGGCTACGGACAGGTGAAACTCGCGCTGCTCAACGAGATTCTCGGACGATCGGAATGCGCACCGATAGTGTTCGGATCCCAGGCGCCCGACTCCGGGAACAGTGAGATTCTCGCGCACTACGGCACAACGGAACTCAAGGAACGGTATCTCGAGCCGCTGTTGGACAACCGGATCGTGTCGTGCTTCTCGATGACCGAGCCGCAGGGCGGTGCCGACCCCAAGGTGTTCACCACCACGGCAGTGCAAGACGGCGATCACTGGGTGATCAAAGGCGAGAAGTGGTATTCCTCGTTCGCATCGATGGCGTCGTTCATCATCGTGATGGCGATGACCGATCCCGACGCGCCGCCGTACCAACGCTATTCGATGTTCGTCGTGCCCGGAGACACCCCCGGCATCAACGTGCTGCGCGACGTCGGCCTCGGCTACCAGCCGCCAGGCGGCGGACGCGAAGGCTACGTGCGGTACGAGAACGTCCGGGTACCCGCCGACCACATGCTCGGTCCTCGCGGTGGTGCGTTCGTGGTGGCGCAGACCCGGCTGGGCGGCGGCCGCATCCACCACGCCATGCGCACAGTCGGACTCGTGCGGCGGATCTTCGACATGCTGATCGAGCGGGCCGTCTCGCGGTACACGCAGGGAGAGCTGCTCGCCGACAAGCAGATGGTGCAGGAGATGATCGCCGACTCGTGGATGGAAATCGAGGCCTACCGTCTGCTGACTCTCCAAACTGCCTGGAAGATCGACAAATACAACGACTATAAGGCCGTACGCGGCGATATCTCGGCGGTGAAGGCGATGATGCAGAAGGTGCTGCATGACGTCTCGGCACGCGCCCTGCAACTGCACGGATCGCTGGGCACCTCCCATGAGATGCCGTTCGTGCAGTACATGACGGAGTCGTTCGTGCTCGGGCTTGCCGACGGGCCGACCGAGGTGCACAAGGTGACCCTGGCGCGGCTGTTACTCAAGGACGTCAAGCCTGCACCGGACGCGTTCCCGTCCGAGCACCTGCTGCGGCTGCGGGAAGCCGCCGAGGCGAAGTTCGCCGACAAGCTCGCAGGTATTGCGCGTACTTAGGAGGCCACGATGACGTGTGACGGCAAGGTGGCCCTGGTCACCGGCACCAGCCGTGGGTTGGGGAAGGCGATCGCGAAGCGATTGGCCGCAGAGGGGGCCACCGTCGCCCTCACCGCACGCACCGCCGAACCCGACCCGAAATATCAAGGCTCCCTGAGCCAGACGCTGGCGGAAATCGAACAATCGGGCGGCTCGGCGATCACCGTCGCCGCCGACCTCGCCAAACCCGAGGACCGCGAACGGATGTTCAACGAAGTCGTGGAGAAGATCGGCGCTCCCGACATTCTCGTGAACAACGCGGCCGTCACGTTCCTGCGGCCACTCGACGAGTTCCCCGAACGTCGCGTGCGTCTGATGCTGGAAATGCACGTGCTGGCCCCACTGCACCTCACCCAAATGGCGATACCCGCAATGCGCGAGCGGAAGCGGGGGTGGGTCCTGAACGTGACATCCGTCGGCGGCGATCTGCCTGACGGACCGCCGTTCTCCGCGTTCGATCGCGAGGCGGGTTTCGGCATTTACGGCACAGTGAAGGCTGCGCTCAACCGGTTGACGAAAAGCCTTGCGGCCGAGCTGTACGACGACGGCATCGCCGTGAACGCCGCAGCACCGTCCAACCCCGTCGCCACCGAAGGCGCGGGCGCGCTCGACCTGGCGAAAACCGACACCGAGGACATCGAGCTCATCACGCAGACGGCCTTCGTGTTGTGCACGGGCGATCCGAAAACCCTGACCGGCCGTATCGCCCACACCCAGCCGTTCCTGCGTGAGATCGGCTGGCTGTGAAGGTCTGTATTCTTGTCGTGAGCAGACGCAAAAGTGCCCATTTTCGGCCCAATTGGGGCAGTTTTGTGTCTGCTCGCCGGAGAAGGTGTTGGCTGTGAAGGTCCAGCCCGCTGCGTACCTGCGCACCACACTTCCGCTGGATCTCTCGGTACTGACGCAGCTCGACAGCGGCCGTTACCACTCGATCTGGTTGCCCGATCACATGGTCAGCTTCTGGCCCGACTCGATCTGGACTCCTGAATTCACCGACCTGGCAACGGTTTCTCCGTCGCCGCACCGCCACCTCGACGCCATGGCGGTGGCCGCGGCGGCGGCAGTGCTGACCGAGAACGTACCGCTGGTCACCAGCGTGATCGATACCGTGCGCCGTCATCCGGCACTGCTTGCACAGAGCGCGCTCACCATCGACCATCTCGCCAAGGGCCGATTCGTGCTCGGCCTGGGCAGTGGCGAGACCGAGAACACCGTGCCCTACGGGTTCGACTTCGCCAAACCGGTCAGCCGATTCGAAGAGGCGCTGCACGTCATCCGGCTGCTTTGGGACAGCGACGGCCCGGTCGATTTCGACGGGCAGTTCTACCACCTGCGCCACGCCCGGCTCGACACCGAGCCGTATCAGGGTGCCACCCCGCCGATCTGGATCGGGGCAAGCGGGCCGCGAACCTTGGAGATCGTCGGCCGCTACGCCGACGGGTGGTGGCCCACCGGCGCCTGGGATCCCGACGACTACGCCCAAAAGCTCGCCACCGTAAGGGCTTCGGCGGAGCGCGCCGGCCGCGATCCGATGGCGATCACGCCGTGCTATATCCAGGTCTGCTTGATCGGCCGCGACGCCGCCACCCTCGCTCAGATCGTGGACGCGCCGCTCGTCAAGGCGTTCCTGCTGCAGGTATCCGCCGAGCTCCTGCGCAGCCTCGGCTTCGAACACCCGATGGGGGAGCACTGGCGTGGCTACCAGGACATCGACCCCGCGACACTGACCCGCGAGCGCGTCGTCGAGTTTCTCGACCGGGTCGAGCCCGAATCAATCCTCGCGGTTGTCCCACACGGCACGCCGAAGCAGGTGGCGCAGAAGATCAAGAACTATGTCGACGCGGGTCTTCGCGTGCCCAAGATCCTGGACTATGGCGGTATGGCCGGACTCTCGCACTCCGCCGCGTCCGCGGAGAACGTTCGCGACGTCGAGGACGAACTGATGCGCCTGTGCGGAGACGTCCGGTGAGTGGCGCGCTCGACGCGACGGACATGTTGAGCCGGGCGCAGGCCCACACTGGATTGACGGACTACGGCGACGCCACGCTGCCGCAGCGATTCGCCACGGCCGTCGACCTTCTCAAGGGCATCGGCTTGGACGCCGACGGTAGGGGGCGGGCCGAGGACGTTTGTCACTGGCTGCTCACCTCACGACTGGAGTTCTTCGAGGACCGAAACCGGTATTCGATCGCCGACGAAGTGATCGAGCGGCCCATGTTCGTGACCGGCGAACCGCGCTCGGGCACGACCCTGATGCACGCCCTGATGTCGGTGGATCCCGACGCGCGCGCTCTGCGGTTCTGGGAGGTGATGTATCCGTCCCCGCCACCCGGAATCGCCGGCGATGACGACCCTCGCCGGGCGCGCGCCGATGCCGACTGGCGCGAGATCAACGCACAGATGCCGAAATGGCTGCACAGCCATCCCTACAACGACATGCTCGGCGACGGATTGCCCGAGGACGAACGCACCTGGGCCTTCGACTTCCGCGTCATGACACCGACCGCGTGGTGGCGGGTTCCGATGCAGACGGTGGTCGGGGGTCTGCCCACCGACGATGCCGCGCAGTACCGCATCCATAGGGCGATGCTGCAACAGTTCCAGTACGGACGCCCGCGCAAGCAGTGGGTTCTGAAGGGGTTCCACGGCTTTCGTCTGCGGGAGTTCTTCAACTGCTATCCGGACGCGACCCTGCTGTGGCTGCACCGAGACCCCGTGCAGGTCGCCGCCTCGCGCACGATGATGATGGCCGACATCCTCGAAGGCATCGTCGGCCCGATCGACCTACAGCAGGCGGCGAAAATGCATCTCGAGCTGACGCGGGCAAGCATCGCCAACACCATGACCAACCCGCTCACCGACGATCCCCGGATCCTGCACGTGCGCTACACCGACTTTCTCGCCGACCCTGTCGGCACCGTCGGCCGTTACTACGAATTCCGCGGCCAGACCATGAGCACCGATGCCCGAACGGAGATGCGCGCCTACCTGGAGAACAATCCCGGCGACCGGCACGGGAAGTTCCGCTATTCGACCAAACTCCTCACCGACATCGGTGCCGATCTCGAGGCATTGCATGAGGAATTCCGGCCTTTCCGTGATCGATTCGGCGTCGCAATCGAACAGCGGAGGTAAGCGTGCATAGTCGGCTATCGGTGCACAGTGTGACGTTTCTCGGCACGCCTGTCGCCGAGCAACATTCGATGTGGACCACCCTCGGACTCACCCGGCTGAGCCTGATCGACTCCCAACTCGATGAACCGCAACTGGCGCAACTCATCGAGCGACACGGCTACTCGGTCGACACGGTGTATCACCTGTTCGAGTCCGGCGACCGGTTGTCCCGCGTCATCGAGACCGCCGCCGCTCTCGGAACCCGCGTGGTGTACATGTTGACGGGCGGTCGCGGCGAATTGAACTGGGGTCAGGCCGCCGAACGCTTCTGCGCGGGGGTCGCCCCGTGTGTGCGGGTGGCGGAGCAGGCCGGTGTGACACTCGCCATCGAAAACGCCTCCGCTCTCTACGCGGACATCCACATCGCGCACACGCTGCGCGACACGGTCACCCTCGCCGAGATGGCGGGCATCGGTGTCTGTATCGACCTGTTCCACTGCTGGGCGGAAGCCGACCTCGTCGGTCTCGTCGAACGCGCGCTGCCGCGGACGCTGCAAATTCAGCTCAGCGACTACGTCCTCGGTGACCGGGCACTACCGGCCCGCGCCGTCCCGGGCGACGGGACGATCCCGATCGAGCCGTTCATCCGGCAGGTACTCGCCGGCGGCTACCGCCATGGCTTCGATCTGGAGCTGATCGGTCCGCGAATCGAGGCCGAGGGCCGTCTCGACGCGGCACGTCGCGGCTGCGAAACGGTATCGACAATGCTGAAGCGACTTGGCGCGTAGGGGATAACGATGGCGCTTGGAGACGGTTCTGATGACGCCGCGCTGCACGCCGCGTGGATCGACTTCTGCGAACGTCTCAAGGTCGCCGGCGCACGGGTCTTCAAGGATCTGAACCCCACCTCGGGTCTGCAGCGGGCCGACGGCTTCCGGTTCCTGACCCAGAACCTCGGCCAGGCCTTCGATCTGGGGCTGGAGACCAGGGACCCTCGTTATCCGGCGATTCATGCGTTCTGCAATCCCACGCGCAAGCTCGGCGGCGACTGCGCCGACTTCGTCTATCAGCAGGCGTGGATCGACGGCGAGTCGACGTATCGCGTCGTCGGCAACCGCGGCACCGCACGATTTCTCAACATCACCGTGCAGGGGCCGCGCCCTGACGGTCCTGGCGTACTCCACGAACCATTCGGAGACGTGCCGGAGGCCAATCTGTTCGGCCACGAGCTCACCGCCGAACCCGACGGCAGTTTCGAGATTCACGTCGGCGGCGAACAGCGTGGCGCGAATTGGCTGCCCACCACGGCGGGGTCGCGCAAGTTGTTCATCCGCCAGGGTTTCGACTCCTGGGAGGAGCGGCCGGCTCGCCTGCAAATAGAACGAGTCGACATGGCTACTCCCAAGCCTCCGGCGACTCCTGAGTCGATGATCGACGCGATGGGCTGGGCGGGTGACTTCGTCACCGGCCTGATGGACGACTGGCCGGAGTTCCCGTTCCGCTACGGCGGGGTGGACGCCGCGAATCCCAACCGCTTCCCGGCCGCCGGCGCGATCGCCGCCGATGCGAAACGCGGTCGCGCCGCGACCAATATGCATTGGGTACTGGCCGCCGACGAAGCGCTCATCATCGAGTTCGACGCGCATGACGGCTTGTGGATGTTCACCAACATGGGCGTGTTCTTCAACAGCATGGACTACCTCTACCGGCCGGTGAGTTACACGCCGAGCCGCACCGCGGTGGACGGCGACGGCAAGGTCCGGCTGGTCCTGGCGCACGACGATCCGGGATATCACAACTGGGTCGACACGCAGGGATTCGAGCGGGGCAACATCACGTACCGGCACATGCTGGCGGGCGAGCCGGCCGAGTTGCACACCCGGGTGGTCAAGCGCGCGCAGCTGGTCGATGCGCTGCCACCTGACTCTGCGACCGTCACCGCCGCCGAGCGCGTCGCGCAGATGTGGGCTCGCTTCAACGGAATTCGGCAGCGCTACAACCTGTGATTTCGGTGCGCATACGATCGCTGCCCGGTCGTCAGCGCACCGAAATCACTAGAGGCGCTGCAGTCTGAACGTCCAGAACTGCTGTCCGGGCGGGCCATTGAAGCAGCCGACGTCGTAGTTCGAGGTGATTGTGCCGGTCAACGAGGTGTCGTCCCACACATAGGTTTCGTGGGTGGGCATGGCGTAACCGGGAAGACACTGCAGACCGTCGGATACGTCGACCTTCAACGTCCACTGGCCATTGGCCAGGTAGGCATTTCCCTGATAGTAGTTGTAGAACTTCAGCCGCGGCGCCGCGCTGATGTACCTGCAATCCGGTTCTCCGGCGCCGCATCGCGCGACGAACCAGAACCACGACGCCCGCTCGTACCTGTTGGTCTGAAGATCGTAGTTGCCGTAATTCCAGAAGGCGTTCGCTGGTGGCGCGACCACCGTTGCCAGCGTCAGGAGGACGGCGGCGGCCACCGCGGCCAGGACCTTGACGGATTTCATCGCGTCCTCCCAATTCCGTTCGCCGGTGCCTATCAAACCATCTTGTAGCAAATCTCGGTTCCGATCAGTCGATGACGACAGCGTCCTTGTGTTCGGTGATGGGTCGGGCCGGCTGCTGTTCATCGCAGATCCGCTGAAGTTTCTCCAGCGTCTCGTCCAGTCCCGGACCCAGTGGCTTGCCCGGCGTGAACGTCGCGGGAAGGTGCTTCATGCCCTGGATGACACCTATGGTCTCGTAGTGCTCGGTCCCCTCGGGGTCACAAACGTAGTCGGGCATGCGGTCGAGCACAGCGGTCAGCATCGACTTGAAAACCGTGCGGGCGACGTTGGAGCCCACGCAACGGTGCACACCGATACCGAAGCTGAAGTGGCGGTTGCCCTTCCGGTCCATGATGAGCTCGTTGGGCTCCTCGAAGACCGACGGGTCGCGGTTGGCCATGGCCCACGAAATCCAAAGTCGCTCGCCTTCTTTGAACCTCGTACCCTCGACCTCGACATCGTCGGCGAAGGTGCGACCGTCGCCCGGTGCGGGCGTGTAGAAGCGCAGGAACTCCTCGGTGGCCGGGTTCAGTAAGGTGTCGCGTTCGCGGCTGAGCAGCTCGCGCTGGTCCGGGTTCTCCGACAGCCACTCCAGCGAGTGCGCGGTGAGCGCGGTGGTGGTGTCGAAGCCGCCGCCGATGATCAACCCGAGGTTGCCGAGGATCTCCAGGTCAGGGGCCGGTTCACCGTCGATACGCAATTGCAGCAGTGCGTTGATCAACCCGGGCCGCGGGTTCTCGCGGACCTCCATCATCGTGGTGATCATGTCGATACCCATCTGGCGGTTCATCTCGGCGACGCGGGCGGCGTCGGGCGAATGCTCCGGGGTGGATACCGAGAGGTGCGCGGGCTCGCTGTAGACCGGCCACTTCTTCAGCTCGATGCCCATCATCGCCAGCGTCAGCACGGCGGGCACGATGTTGGCCAGGTCGTCGACGAAGTCGATGCGGCCCGACTCGATCTTCTCGTCGAGGGCCGCCCGGGTGATCTCGTCGACGAACGGTTGCCATCGCCGGACCGCGGCAGGGGAGAGGTAGGGGTTCAACGCACCGCGGTAGATGCTGTGCTCAGGCTCGTCCATCTCGAGGATGCCGCCCCGCACGACCGTGGCTCGTTGCGCCTTCGGGATCGT contains:
- a CDS encoding acyl-CoA dehydrogenase family protein — translated: MQLTFDSDVEEFRAEFAAFLDEHLPSESETQERPKSVSHMPQWARDWQRLLFDNGWLLPSQPPEFGGRNATVLQQFVHLDELCRRRIYHSFNPQGVNIVAASLISFGSDEQKHRWAVPVLRGEMTASLGMSEPSAGSDLASLRTRAVAEGDHFVVNGQKVWTSGAHDADFLLTFVRTDPDAPKHKGISVLIVPTDTPGVVCRPFADMCGVDNLDFNEVFFTDAKVPAENLVGPLNGGWAVANGSLGHERTMMWLGFADRIDNMIADFRPRTELERDQYATTIMDYQALRAMGSAALARAARGEMDTASVSVLKLFGSEAERQAFENALTAAGAEGLTHPSTTGPYEHMNLDHYFVGWFERYARSFGGTIAGGTSEIQRNIIAQQVLGLPRR
- a CDS encoding enoyl-CoA hydratase/isomerase family protein, translating into MTDSAPTRTHPATLLIDRPHVGVVLLQLNRPKQLNAINEAMRDELIAALAAIGSDASVHAVVITGQGRGFCSGIDVRNFAPQALEASDPAIDRLRFQEAMAALPQAIWNLPQPVIAAVNGPCVGAGFALCLSSDIRICSTSATFGNGAILLGLSGAEMGMSYHLPRIVGTSVAADWMMTGRTVPAAEADRRGLVSQVVEPEQLMPRALELAQAIADLPPFGTQLTKRALQVNTDATGLGAALELENRNQVLSHATDEAEARRRPK
- a CDS encoding acyl-CoA dehydrogenase family protein — its product is MAWDFSTDPEWTEQLAWVEQFVREECEPIDYVVKESHDLNDPVRQALIPPLQEIVKERGLWATHLGPHLGGPGYGQVKLALLNEILGRSECAPIVFGSQAPDSGNSEILAHYGTTELKERYLEPLLDNRIVSCFSMTEPQGGADPKVFTTTAVQDGDHWVIKGEKWYSSFASMASFIIVMAMTDPDAPPYQRYSMFVVPGDTPGINVLRDVGLGYQPPGGGREGYVRYENVRVPADHMLGPRGGAFVVAQTRLGGGRIHHAMRTVGLVRRIFDMLIERAVSRYTQGELLADKQMVQEMIADSWMEIEAYRLLTLQTAWKIDKYNDYKAVRGDISAVKAMMQKVLHDVSARALQLHGSLGTSHEMPFVQYMTESFVLGLADGPTEVHKVTLARLLLKDVKPAPDAFPSEHLLRLREAAEAKFADKLAGIART
- a CDS encoding SDR family NAD(P)-dependent oxidoreductase; amino-acid sequence: MTCDGKVALVTGTSRGLGKAIAKRLAAEGATVALTARTAEPDPKYQGSLSQTLAEIEQSGGSAITVAADLAKPEDRERMFNEVVEKIGAPDILVNNAAVTFLRPLDEFPERRVRLMLEMHVLAPLHLTQMAIPAMRERKRGWVLNVTSVGGDLPDGPPFSAFDREAGFGIYGTVKAALNRLTKSLAAELYDDGIAVNAAAPSNPVATEGAGALDLAKTDTEDIELITQTAFVLCTGDPKTLTGRIAHTQPFLREIGWL
- a CDS encoding LLM class flavin-dependent oxidoreductase, which produces MKVQPAAYLRTTLPLDLSVLTQLDSGRYHSIWLPDHMVSFWPDSIWTPEFTDLATVSPSPHRHLDAMAVAAAAAVLTENVPLVTSVIDTVRRHPALLAQSALTIDHLAKGRFVLGLGSGETENTVPYGFDFAKPVSRFEEALHVIRLLWDSDGPVDFDGQFYHLRHARLDTEPYQGATPPIWIGASGPRTLEIVGRYADGWWPTGAWDPDDYAQKLATVRASAERAGRDPMAITPCYIQVCLIGRDAATLAQIVDAPLVKAFLLQVSAELLRSLGFEHPMGEHWRGYQDIDPATLTRERVVEFLDRVEPESILAVVPHGTPKQVAQKIKNYVDAGLRVPKILDYGGMAGLSHSAASAENVRDVEDELMRLCGDVR
- a CDS encoding sulfotransferase family protein, which encodes MSGALDATDMLSRAQAHTGLTDYGDATLPQRFATAVDLLKGIGLDADGRGRAEDVCHWLLTSRLEFFEDRNRYSIADEVIERPMFVTGEPRSGTTLMHALMSVDPDARALRFWEVMYPSPPPGIAGDDDPRRARADADWREINAQMPKWLHSHPYNDMLGDGLPEDERTWAFDFRVMTPTAWWRVPMQTVVGGLPTDDAAQYRIHRAMLQQFQYGRPRKQWVLKGFHGFRLREFFNCYPDATLLWLHRDPVQVAASRTMMMADILEGIVGPIDLQQAAKMHLELTRASIANTMTNPLTDDPRILHVRYTDFLADPVGTVGRYYEFRGQTMSTDARTEMRAYLENNPGDRHGKFRYSTKLLTDIGADLEALHEEFRPFRDRFGVAIEQRR
- a CDS encoding sugar phosphate isomerase/epimerase family protein; protein product: MHSRLSVHSVTFLGTPVAEQHSMWTTLGLTRLSLIDSQLDEPQLAQLIERHGYSVDTVYHLFESGDRLSRVIETAAALGTRVVYMLTGGRGELNWGQAAERFCAGVAPCVRVAEQAGVTLAIENASALYADIHIAHTLRDTVTLAEMAGIGVCIDLFHCWAEADLVGLVERALPRTLQIQLSDYVLGDRALPARAVPGDGTIPIEPFIRQVLAGGYRHGFDLELIGPRIEAEGRLDAARRGCETVSTMLKRLGA
- a CDS encoding DUF1214 domain-containing protein is translated as MALGDGSDDAALHAAWIDFCERLKVAGARVFKDLNPTSGLQRADGFRFLTQNLGQAFDLGLETRDPRYPAIHAFCNPTRKLGGDCADFVYQQAWIDGESTYRVVGNRGTARFLNITVQGPRPDGPGVLHEPFGDVPEANLFGHELTAEPDGSFEIHVGGEQRGANWLPTTAGSRKLFIRQGFDSWEERPARLQIERVDMATPKPPATPESMIDAMGWAGDFVTGLMDDWPEFPFRYGGVDAANPNRFPAAGAIAADAKRGRAATNMHWVLAADEALIIEFDAHDGLWMFTNMGVFFNSMDYLYRPVSYTPSRTAVDGDGKVRLVLAHDDPGYHNWVDTQGFERGNITYRHMLAGEPAELHTRVVKRAQLVDALPPDSATVTAAERVAQMWARFNGIRQRYNL
- a CDS encoding cytochrome P450 — encoded protein: MSVDDIRAADNERKKNRYHFDRHTPEYRLQFEKITEEMQSRCPMAWTDVYDGHWVAADSKHVFELARCPVVSNDHDINGERKGYQGITIPKAQRATVVRGGILEMDEPEHSIYRGALNPYLSPAAVRRWQPFVDEITRAALDEKIESGRIDFVDDLANIVPAVLTLAMMGIELKKWPVYSEPAHLSVSTPEHSPDAARVAEMNRQMGIDMITTMMEVRENPRPGLINALLQLRIDGEPAPDLEILGNLGLIIGGGFDTTTALTAHSLEWLSENPDQRELLSRERDTLLNPATEEFLRFYTPAPGDGRTFADDVEVEGTRFKEGERLWISWAMANRDPSVFEEPNELIMDRKGNRHFSFGIGVHRCVGSNVARTVFKSMLTAVLDRMPDYVCDPEGTEHYETIGVIQGMKHLPATFTPGKPLGPGLDETLEKLQRICDEQQPARPITEHKDAVVID